The Hydrogenispora ethanolica nucleotide sequence TGCCTCGGCAGCCTCGATCATCATCGCCGGGATTCCGGTGTTGACCCTGCTCTCGGAGGCGCTTTTCTTCAAGGGGCCTTTCAATGGGGTCAAGGTCGGCAGCGTCCTGTTGTCAGTGGTCGGCGTGTACTTGCTGGTGACCGGGGACAGCCAGGGGTTGGGCCGACCGGGAGCCGGCCTGGGATACTTGATGATGTCCGGGGCCGCCTTAGCCTGGGTCATCTACGTGATCATCACCCGGCCCCTCTTCCGGCGCTACTCTCAGCTGACCATCGTTTGTTACCAAACCTATTTTGGAACGCTGGCGCTGGCGCCGTTTCTCTTCATTGAACGGACCGACTGGTCGGCGGTGAACACCCCTATCGTCTGGAACTTGATTTTCATGGGAGTCTGCTGTTCGGCGCTGGCCTATTATTTTTACGTGTATGCCCTGGATAAGCTGGGCGCCAACCTGACGGCGCTGTTTTTAAATTTGATTCCCTTCATCACGGTGCTGGCCGGCTGGCTGATTCTGGGGGAACAACTCTTGCCCCTGCAAATCCTCGGCGGACTCCTGGTCATCGCCGCAGTCTGCGTCATGGATTGGGAACCGCCGCGTTTTAAAAAATCCGTCGCCCAGACCGGACACCCTTGAGTGCCGCCCGGCCTTGAATCGCTGCCATGGGGAAGGTCCAATTTTGGCGGCAGATGCCAAGATTTCCGAAAAACCCTTCTTGCCAAGGACAAAAAAGATATGGTAATATAATTAGGTGTCCATGATGGAAGTCGATCAACTCCGCACCGATGAGCGCTATATGCGGGAAGCCCTGGCCCAGGCGGCCGAAGCCGGGTCCATCGGCGAGATTCCTATCGGCGCGATCGTGGTCCGGGAGGACCGGATCGTGGCCCGGGCGCATAACCTGCGCGAGCAGAGCGGCGACCCGACGGCTCATGCCGAGATCCTGGCGCTGCGGGAAGCGGCGGCCGCGCAAAGCCATTGGCGGCTGGCCGACGCCACGCTCTATTCGACGCTGGAGCCCTGCCCGATGTGCGCCGGCGCGCTGGTCCAAGCCCGCGTCAAACGACTGGTCTTTGGCGCCGCCGATCCGAAGGCGGGAGCCACCGGCAGCCTGATGAACATCGTCCAGGACCCCCGGTTGAACCACCGGGTAGAAGTTACCTCTGGTATTTTGGCAGAGGAATGTGGTAAAATATTAAAGGAATTTTTTCAGAAACGCCGGCAGCAGCCGGTGTCATGAGAGCGCTGATCCGGAGAGATGGCTGAGCGGTTGAAGGCGCCCGCCTCGAAAGCGGGTAGGGATTTACGTCCCTCGCGAGTTCGAATCTCGCTCTCTCCGCCATAATAATCCACTGGTTTCGAGCAACGATTTCTGGTATAATAGTATACGTCTGATCCGGAGAGATGGCCGAGTGGTCGAAGGCGCACGCCTGGAGCGCGTGTAGGTGTAACAGCCTCTAGGGTTCGAATCCCTATCTCTCCGCCATATAAAAACATTACGCCAACTCATTTTGTTGGTTTTTTTATTTTTTCGGGACTTTCTTCCGCTCCGCCAGTCATTCGGCGCGCTCCAACAACCGTCTCTCCATCGCTCCCTCCCTTCCGTCCGCTATTTTATGGCAGCCGTCACCGAGGCTATCGTAAAGTATGGCAAATACCTTCGCTCTTGGGGAGCTTCTGCCGCTGTCCGGCGTAGCCTTTGGTCTTTGGGACCAGGATCACGGAGGCGCTTCGCGAAATCCGGCGCAGACTCCCGTCACTGCCGGAATAACTCCGGAAAAGATGGCGCCCGCCGCCGCTTTGGCTGCGTTCGTAGAAGGAAGTGTGGCAGGAGTCGCCCGAATTATTGCGGGTCCCGCAGCGATATTGGCAATGGCTGCCATAGTTGCTGCGGGAACTGCGGGAACTGCGGGAAAAGGGGCGGCCGTTGCCGCAGTATCCCGGACAATTCGAGAAAGTGTGGCGGGAGCCGCCGCAGTGGCCGCGGCGATCGCAGCAACTGCGTTCATCGACGCCCTGGTATAAACGAAAATGACGAACGCAGCGCCCCTGGAAGTCCTTTTATCAGAGACGGCCTGAACCGGGGCGGAACTTTCTAAAAGCCATGTGATAAAGTCTCTCGAAGCGGAAGTCAGCTTGCAAAAAGATTTAAAACGACTTTATCACTTGCTTTTCTGAACTTTTGTGTTCACCCTGACCTTCGGGCAGGGTTTATCACAACGCTTCTAAATCTTGGAGGTTGATCATTTCCGGGAATATGATACAATAGATATACTTATCCAGTATTCAAGTTTGTGGCCATGCTAGACGGGGAGGTAGCGGTGCCTTGTAACCTGCAACCCGCTATAGCAGGGTTGAATTCCAAGCGGAAGGCCGGTCTTCGTGAGTCCGGCCGGATGAAGTGGTGTTGAGGATTGGGTCCTGCGCAACGGAGACCTATGAACCCCGTCAGGTCCGGAAGGAAGCAGCGGTAAGTAGGACCCTTCGTGTGCCGCGGGGTTGCCTGGTCGGAGCCGGCTGATTCGGCGCGTTCGGGGGGATACAGTCAAGGCTTGGTGCATGGTCACATCATTTTTTTAAAAAACGCCGGTACGTACCGGTGTTTTTTTTACATCAAGCGGCCCTGTCCCCGGTCCCAGCGGAGACAGACGGAAGTAGCGGGACGCACTCCAAGGCGGCAATCGGCTTTCCTCGGCCATTTGTTGCAGGATTTGACGGGCCGATAGCCAATATATATCCTTTAGATTATGTTGCGGAGCCGCACTTCGGCTACATGAAGGAGTAATAAACCAGAAAATGGTTATTCTGAATATGTCGAATTCATTGACGAGGGGCCCCTTATTCCATGGGGCCGGTGGATCATGCTGACCCTGAAAGCCCGCGCCAAAATCAACCTGGCCCTGGATGTGCTCGCCAAACGGCCCGATGGCTATCATGAGGTCGATATGATCATGCAATCGCTGGAACTGGCCGACGGGATCCGGATCGAGCCGGCCGCGGAGCTCTCGGTCGCCTGCGACCATCCGGCGGTTCCCGGCGACGAGCGGAATCTGGCCTTTCGCGCCGCCCTGCTGCTCCGGGAGAGCAGCGGCATCACTGCCGGAGCCCGGATCGTCATTGATAAAAAGATTCCGGTGGCCGCCGGACTGGCGGGAGGCAGCAGCGACGCCGCTGCTACGCTACTGGGATTGAACCGATTATGGAAGCTGGAATGGAGCGAGGAACGCCTGGCGGCGCTGGCGGTGCGGATCGGCGCCGATGTTCCCTATTGTTTGCACGGCGGGACGGCGCGGGCCACCGGGATCGGCGAAAAGCTGACTCCGTTAGCCGGGCCCTCCGACTGCCGGGTCTTGCTGGTCACCCCGGATGTTGCCGTCCCCACCGCCCGGATCTATCAGAGCTTGCGGTTGGCCGAAATCCGGAACCACCCCCGGGTGGACCGGTTGGTCCAACGGTTGAAGTGGGGTGCGGTCGCCGGGATCGAGGCCGATTGGGGGAACGTACTGGAAGAGGCGGCGCTGCCGCAATTTCCGGTTATCGCTCAGGTTAAGGAGTTATTCGGCCGGTTCGGCCTGGCCAGCTTGATGTCGGGCAGCGGGCCCTCGGTGTTTGCCCTGAATCCCCCGGCGGAAGCGGCAGCGGGACTCCTGGCCCGATTGCCCGGGAACTGGTTCGGCTGCTTGACCCGGTTTCAAGCCGCGCGAAACGAGCAGGACGCGTCTGTGAAATGAGAGGAGTCAGGCTATGTCCCGCCGCAAGACCGGTCGATTCCGCTCAAACCAGTCATAAGATAAAGACGAGAGGTGTAAGGGATGGAGCGCAAACCTTTGGTGCCGATACGGTTGGATAATTACAAACCCCTGCGGGAACTGGTCTTTGAGTCGCTGCGGGAGGCCATTATTACCGGCCAGTTAAAGCCGGGAGAACGGCTGATGGAGATTCAATTGGCCGAAGAGATGGGCGTCAGCCGCACGCCGGTCCGGGAGGCCATCCGCAAGTTGGAGCTGGAAGGGACCGTGGTGATGATTCCCCGCAAGGGCGCCTATGTGGCGGGTCTTTCCATGAAAGACGTGGCCGACGTCTTCGAGATCCGCGGCGCCTTGGAGGGATTGGCCGCCGAACTGGCTTCGGAACGGATCACCGACGACGAGATGGAGGAGCTGGAGCGGTACCTGGTGATGACCGCCGAGGAGATCGATTCCGGGAATCTGGAACAAGTGGTCCAGGCCGATACCGATTTTCACAGCCTTTTATATAAAGCCAGCCGGAACAGCCGCCTGCCCCAGATCCTCAACAACCTGCGCGAGCAGATCCAGCGCTTCCGGGCGACTTCGCTGTCCTATCCCGGCCGGATGAAGTATGCGCTGGAGGAGCACCGCAAGATCGTGGAAGCCATCGGGGCTCGGGACGGCGAATTGGCCCGGAAGCTCGCCCAGGAACATATCGAAAATGCCGAAAACAGCATGATGATCATGCTGCATGAGGATAAGCGGTTTGGAGGGAACTGAATGGACGCAGTGATTCTGGCCGGAGCGCTGAATTCGGGTCCGCTGCGCGCCGTCAGTTCGGCCCAGTATGAAGCGGCCATCGAAATCGCCGGCAGGCCGATGCTGGATTATGTGGTGAAAGCCTTGCAAAACGTGGCGTCGATCCGGCGCATCATCATCGTAGGCAACGAATCGGCGGTGGCGCCGGAGATCCGGCGGCAGGCGGTCGGGGTCATCGAGCCGGGTGGAACGTTGGTTGACAGCTTAATTGGGGGATTAAATGCGCTTCAGTCCGCCGAGCCGGTGCTGGTCGCCACCTCTGATATTCCGCTGATCACCCGCGAAGCGGTGGAGGATTTCCTGAGCCGTTGCAGCCGAATCCCGGGCGACGTCTATTATTCGTTCGTCTCCAAAGAGCTGAACGAGGCCAAATACCCAGGGGTGCAGCGGACCTACGTCACCCTGCGTGAGGGGACCTTCACCGGCGGCAATCTGGCGCTGATCGCGCCGCGGGTGGTCGAGGAAAACGCGGAAATGCTGCGCAAGGCGGCGCTGCTGCGCAAGAAGCCATGGAAGCTCTGCCAGATGTTGGGCTGGCGCTATCTTTGGAAGCTGCTCTGCGGCAACCTGACCATCGCCGAGATTGAACAACGGGTGCGGTCCGTCTTCGGGATTCGGGCCGTGGGAATCATCTCCCCCTTTCCGGAGGTGGGGATCGATGTGGATAAACCCAGCGACTTTCGTCTGGCTACCGAGGTGCTGTCCAAGTAAGGCGGCTGGCTGAAAAGGAAGGATTGAACAATGAAGAAGGGAACGCCCCTTCTTTTTTTGTTTACATAGAATTCATCAGATTGTAAGTAGGTAATTTTGGTCAAGTTAGAAAAAACAGTAAAAAACTTTGGGTAATAGAAGGATTTTCTAAAACTTTATGGAATTTATCCAGTACTTCATGCGAAGCATTCGAAAAGAAAGGTGAGTGGGTTCATGAACATCACTGATGTGCGCCTCAAGAAAGTCAACACCGACGGAAAGATGAAGGCAATTGCTTCGATAACCATTGATGATGCTTTTGTGGTACGGGACATCCGGGTGATTGAGGGACAGAACGGCCTTTTTGTGGCAATGCCCAGTCGTAAAACTCCCGAAGGCGAATTTCGGGATATCGCACATCCGATTACCTCCGATGCCCGGGAACTGATTCAAACCGCCATTTTGAAGGAGTATGAAAAGGCGGAATGACCCGGTAGAGACGCGTTCCGAATCGACCATCATTCGATAGCCGCACGGAGATGGCTATTTTTATGCGGTATGACAATATTAACTAGGAGATTTCCCGTTGACATCCGGCGGGATGATTGTTATACTATATTTTGTTCACTGGGGCGTAGCCAAGTTGGTAAGGCACGGGACTTTGACTCCCGCATGCGTTGGTTCGAGTCCAGCCGCCCCAGCCATTTTACGGAACTGACCTTACAAAAGAACTCTGCGCAGAGTTCTTTTTTTATTTTCCGCGGGGAGGAAGGCCGGTCCCCTTGGCGAATTACAACATAAAATAGTGAATTCGAGATATGTTAAGAGAGAGGAACGCGTCTCCCATCGATACATCCGGGCCGCTATCCCGGACGTGGAGAATCCTCTGTTAGGAAGCGTAAGGAGGTTTCCAGATGGCGCTGGTTTCACTGATCCTGGCCACCGGCCGGGATCCCCAAATGAACTCCGTGTACCCGACGGCGCTGCAACCGGTGTTGGGCAAACCGATGCTGGCCTATGCGGTGGCGACGGCCCGGGAATGCGGCGCGGACCCGTTGTGGGTGGTAACCGGACCGGCTACCGAGCAGGTCTCGGAGATCATGGGCCCGGAACTGAATTATCTCTCCCTCCCTGAATCCCGGGAAACGGGGCAGGCGCTGTTGAGCGCCAGCGAAGCTTTGGCGGATTGTTCCGGGGACGTATTGGTCCTGCCGGGAAATATGCCCCTATTGACAGCGGACGCGCTCCGGCAGTTGCTGGAGGCGAAACGGGCTCAGGGGGCCAGCGCGGCCGTTCTGACCCTGGAACGACGGCACTCTTCGGGTGGGGACCGGATCATCCAGGACGCCGCGGACCTCATCAGCGCCGTGATTCCCGAGGAGGACGCGACGGAGGAACAGCGGCAGAATAACGCGGCCGATGCCGGGGTTTATTGTTTCGGGATCGGGGAATTGCGGGCCGCGCTGGCTAAATTGTCGCCCCGAACCGGCCGGGGCGAATATTCTTTGGCGGAAGTCTTTACAATAATGTTGGAAAGCGGTGCGAAGGTCATCGGAGTCCCGGCCGGCGATCCCCTAACCGTGCTCCGCCCGACGGACCGGATGCAACTCGCCCGTACCGAGAAATGCCTCAAAGAGGCCATCAACGGCCGTTGGATGCGGGACGGGGTCACCTTGGCGGATCCCGATTTCACCTATATCGGTCCCGACGTGGTCATCGGCAGGGATACCCGGATCCTGCCGGGAACATTCCTCTTCGGAAAGAGTA carries:
- a CDS encoding DMT family transporter, whose translation is MKQLKLYPLLAILGAVLIWGFSFLSIKVTVAVIPPLTMAFIRFAMASFLLFWVHRWLEPRGKVAPADLPLLAGAGLIGITLYFYFENNGVKLITASAASIIIAGIPVLTLLSEALFFKGPFNGVKVGSVLLSVVGVYLLVTGDSQGLGRPGAGLGYLMMSGAALAWVIYVIITRPLFRRYSQLTIVCYQTYFGTLALAPFLFIERTDWSAVNTPIVWNLIFMGVCCSALAYYFYVYALDKLGANLTALFLNLIPFITVLAGWLILGEQLLPLQILGGLLVIAAVCVMDWEPPRFKKSVAQTGHP
- the tadA gene encoding tRNA adenosine(34) deaminase TadA, with the translated sequence MEVDQLRTDERYMREALAQAAEAGSIGEIPIGAIVVREDRIVARAHNLREQSGDPTAHAEILALREAAAAQSHWRLADATLYSTLEPCPMCAGALVQARVKRLVFGAADPKAGATGSLMNIVQDPRLNHRVEVTSGILAEECGKILKEFFQKRRQQPVS
- the ispE gene encoding 4-(cytidine 5'-diphospho)-2-C-methyl-D-erythritol kinase, giving the protein MLTLKARAKINLALDVLAKRPDGYHEVDMIMQSLELADGIRIEPAAELSVACDHPAVPGDERNLAFRAALLLRESSGITAGARIVIDKKIPVAAGLAGGSSDAAATLLGLNRLWKLEWSEERLAALAVRIGADVPYCLHGGTARATGIGEKLTPLAGPSDCRVLLVTPDVAVPTARIYQSLRLAEIRNHPRVDRLVQRLKWGAVAGIEADWGNVLEEAALPQFPVIAQVKELFGRFGLASLMSGSGPSVFALNPPAEAAAGLLARLPGNWFGCLTRFQAARNEQDASVK
- a CDS encoding GntR family transcriptional regulator, giving the protein MERKPLVPIRLDNYKPLRELVFESLREAIITGQLKPGERLMEIQLAEEMGVSRTPVREAIRKLELEGTVVMIPRKGAYVAGLSMKDVADVFEIRGALEGLAAELASERITDDEMEELERYLVMTAEEIDSGNLEQVVQADTDFHSLLYKASRNSRLPQILNNLREQIQRFRATSLSYPGRMKYALEEHRKIVEAIGARDGELARKLAQEHIENAENSMMIMLHEDKRFGGN
- a CDS encoding nucleotidyltransferase family protein, yielding MDAVILAGALNSGPLRAVSSAQYEAAIEIAGRPMLDYVVKALQNVASIRRIIIVGNESAVAPEIRRQAVGVIEPGGTLVDSLIGGLNALQSAEPVLVATSDIPLITREAVEDFLSRCSRIPGDVYYSFVSKELNEAKYPGVQRTYVTLREGTFTGGNLALIAPRVVEENAEMLRKAALLRKKPWKLCQMLGWRYLWKLLCGNLTIAEIEQRVRSVFGIRAVGIISPFPEVGIDVDKPSDFRLATEVLSK
- the spoVG gene encoding septation regulator SpoVG, with the protein product MNITDVRLKKVNTDGKMKAIASITIDDAFVVRDIRVIEGQNGLFVAMPSRKTPEGEFRDIAHPITSDARELIQTAILKEYEKAE
- the glmU gene encoding bifunctional UDP-N-acetylglucosamine diphosphorylase/glucosamine-1-phosphate N-acetyltransferase GlmU encodes the protein MALVSLILATGRDPQMNSVYPTALQPVLGKPMLAYAVATARECGADPLWVVTGPATEQVSEIMGPELNYLSLPESRETGQALLSASEALADCSGDVLVLPGNMPLLTADALRQLLEAKRAQGASAAVLTLERRHSSGGDRIIQDAADLISAVIPEEDATEEQRQNNAADAGVYCFGIGELRAALAKLSPRTGRGEYSLAEVFTIMLESGAKVIGVPAGDPLTVLRPTDRMQLARTEKCLKEAINGRWMRDGVTLADPDFTYIGPDVVIGRDTRILPGTFLFGKSMIGENCTIGPHTRIVDSSIGRDSVVEHSQVLQSRLGAANQVGPFAFIRPGTVTAGQVKIGDFVELKNCQIEQGSKVPHLTYLGDTEVGAGVNIGAGTITCNYDGVHKHRTIIGDGAFIGSNSNLVAPVKVGAGATVGAGSTITKEVPPGALAVARSRQEVKPEWRSPRDRAGK